The Actinopolyspora erythraea genome has a segment encoding these proteins:
- a CDS encoding L-threonylcarbamoyladenylate synthase, giving the protein MAQYFEVHPRNPQRRALSQAAEILRSDGLVAYPTDSCFALGCRVGNKDGLERIRTIRRLDQHHHFTLVCRNFSELGQLVVVNNAVFRAIKAATPGSYTFILPATKEVPRRLLHPKKKTVGVRIPDHVTAQALLDTLDEPLLSSTLLLPEQQEPMTNGWDIKQRLDGEVDAVIDSGDCGTEPTTVVDFSDDEPEIVRYGAGDPGLFE; this is encoded by the coding sequence ATGGCGCAGTACTTCGAGGTGCATCCACGCAATCCGCAGCGTCGCGCTCTCAGCCAAGCGGCCGAGATCCTGCGCTCGGACGGCCTGGTGGCCTACCCCACCGACTCCTGCTTCGCGCTCGGCTGCAGAGTGGGCAACAAGGACGGACTGGAGCGCATCCGCACGATCCGCCGGCTGGACCAGCACCACCACTTCACCCTGGTGTGCCGGAACTTCTCCGAACTCGGCCAGCTGGTCGTCGTCAACAACGCGGTCTTCCGCGCCATCAAGGCCGCCACGCCGGGCAGCTACACGTTCATCCTGCCCGCCACCAAGGAGGTTCCCCGCAGGCTGCTGCACCCCAAGAAGAAAACGGTCGGCGTCCGCATCCCCGACCACGTCACCGCCCAGGCACTGCTGGACACGCTGGACGAACCCCTGCTGTCGAGCACCCTGCTGCTGCCGGAACAGCAGGAGCCGATGACCAACGGGTGGGACATCAAGCAACGGCTCGACGGCGAGGTGGACGCCGTGATCGACTCCGGCGACTGCGGCACCGAGCCCACCACCGTGGTCGACTTCTCCGATGACGAACCCGAGATCGTCCGCTACGGAGCGGGTGACCCCGGCCTGTTCGAGTAG
- a CDS encoding nuclear transport factor 2 family protein: MPEDRPPYPPFTRETALRKVQAAEDAWNTRDPRRVATAYTPDSTWRNRDTFLRGREEIVTFLTRKWERELDYALRKNLWGFHENRIAVRFQYECHDAAGQWWRSYGNEMWEFDENGLMRRREASINDVAIAETDRRIHGPRSGDERTTELPLR, encoded by the coding sequence ATGCCGGAAGACCGCCCGCCGTACCCACCCTTCACCCGGGAAACGGCCCTGCGGAAGGTCCAGGCGGCCGAGGACGCCTGGAACACCCGCGATCCCCGACGGGTCGCCACCGCCTACACACCGGACTCCACGTGGCGCAACCGGGACACGTTCCTGCGAGGACGGGAGGAAATCGTCACCTTCCTGACGCGGAAGTGGGAACGCGAACTCGACTACGCACTCCGCAAGAACCTGTGGGGGTTCCACGAGAACCGGATCGCCGTCCGTTTCCAGTACGAGTGCCACGACGCGGCAGGACAGTGGTGGCGCAGCTACGGCAACGAAATGTGGGAGTTCGACGAGAACGGCCTCATGCGGCGCCGGGAGGCCAGTATCAACGACGTCGCCATCGCGGAAACCGACCGACGCATCCACGGCCCCCGCTCCGGAGACGAACGCACCACCGAGCTCCCCCTCCGATAA
- a CDS encoding nucleoside deaminase, whose product MTSDVELDHPRRCVELAAEALRAGDEPFGSVLVASDGSRLAEDRNRVASGGDATLHPEFALARWAAANMTPAERAAATVFTSGEHCPMCAAAHGWVGLGRIVYVSSAAQLAGWLTELGAGAPPVRMLPVTEVVPGLVVEGPITALADEVRELHRRFALRRD is encoded by the coding sequence ATGACGAGCGATGTCGAGCTGGATCATCCGCGTCGGTGCGTGGAGCTGGCGGCCGAGGCGTTGCGGGCGGGCGACGAGCCCTTCGGTTCGGTGCTGGTGGCATCCGACGGGAGCCGTCTCGCCGAGGACCGCAACCGTGTCGCCAGCGGCGGTGACGCGACCCTGCACCCGGAGTTCGCCCTGGCACGGTGGGCGGCGGCGAACATGACGCCGGCGGAGCGGGCGGCTGCCACGGTGTTCACGTCCGGGGAGCACTGTCCGATGTGCGCGGCCGCCCACGGTTGGGTGGGGCTGGGCCGTATCGTGTACGTGAGCTCGGCCGCCCAGCTGGCCGGTTGGCTGACCGAGCTCGGGGCGGGCGCACCGCCGGTTCGCATGTTGCCGGTCACGGAGGTCGTGCCCGGCCTCGTGGTGGAGGGGCCGATCACCGCCCTTGCCGACGAGGTGCGGGAACTGCATCGGCGCTTCGCGCTCCGTCGTGACTGA
- a CDS encoding cupin domain-containing protein — protein MEEPTAATALASDEGEALWFGDFLLVVKTPAERTGERFSVLEQTAAKGAATPWHAHPEDDETMYVVEGELTFYLEDAEPFEVRAGSTVHIPGGAKHAFRVNSETARFVDVTTAQHENFLREAAVPAAERTVPPDTEPDVARMQAAAQRHKVEILGPPPVA, from the coding sequence GTGGAGGAACCGACGGCCGCGACCGCGCTGGCGTCGGACGAGGGCGAAGCTCTCTGGTTCGGCGATTTCCTGCTCGTGGTGAAAACCCCCGCGGAACGCACGGGGGAACGGTTCTCGGTGTTGGAGCAGACGGCCGCCAAGGGCGCGGCGACACCGTGGCACGCCCACCCCGAGGACGACGAGACGATGTACGTCGTGGAGGGTGAGCTGACCTTCTACCTCGAGGACGCGGAGCCGTTCGAAGTCCGTGCCGGCTCCACAGTGCACATCCCGGGAGGGGCCAAACACGCCTTCCGGGTGAACTCCGAAACCGCACGCTTCGTCGACGTCACCACCGCTCAGCACGAGAACTTCCTGCGTGAGGCGGCGGTTCCGGCCGCGGAACGCACCGTGCCGCCGGACACCGAGCCCGACGTCGCGCGGATGCAGGCCGCCGCCCAGCGGCACAAGGTGGAGATCCTGGGGCCACCTCCGGTGGCCTGA
- a CDS encoding MAB_1171c family putative transporter: MAVTLAGQSPIQLAIVIAFVWFAYRLTRSPHSLALWAVVSCLAFRYFASGGIADLRGQLGGVLSSASVAKVVMNAALAASWCSLLLFFLLAAAPHRAVRTAFREIAIMVAAVLTMAVMVAVTPNSDEAFSSGAGGALPSDVSISVVAFYIIGSAYIAYVTWRAAIWAWSYAAESTQRTRLGLRIAAVALGTMGSVAAIRAGQILLIWGGGTLPEWATLVNMGVPLGTLLFVLGVCLAGAAARIERFRIWLRHRRALRELRPLWSVLHDLFPEDRLVPAHEQSRLDRFSPRRVHQQFWRAVVEIRDGLVQLSPHLSDLGYDPDISLHQQSGLLREAIRRQRSGTAPSTRDAVLVAAPSSTGAFDVEADVEQLVLLSRSLS; encoded by the coding sequence ATGGCTGTGACCCTGGCCGGCCAGAGCCCGATCCAGCTGGCGATCGTCATCGCCTTCGTCTGGTTCGCCTACCGCCTGACTCGTTCCCCCCACAGCCTCGCGCTCTGGGCCGTCGTGTCCTGCCTCGCGTTCCGCTACTTCGCCTCCGGCGGGATCGCCGACCTGCGCGGCCAGCTCGGCGGCGTGCTGTCCTCGGCCTCGGTGGCCAAGGTGGTCATGAACGCCGCGCTGGCCGCCTCGTGGTGTTCCCTGCTGCTGTTCTTCCTGCTCGCGGCGGCACCGCACCGGGCGGTGCGCACCGCGTTCCGGGAGATCGCGATCATGGTCGCGGCGGTGCTGACAATGGCCGTGATGGTCGCCGTCACCCCGAATTCCGACGAGGCCTTCTCATCCGGCGCCGGGGGCGCGCTGCCCTCGGACGTCTCGATATCGGTGGTGGCCTTCTACATCATCGGGTCGGCCTACATCGCCTATGTCACCTGGCGTGCGGCGATCTGGGCGTGGAGCTACGCCGCCGAGAGCACTCAGCGCACGCGGCTGGGACTGCGCATCGCGGCGGTGGCGTTGGGAACGATGGGCTCCGTGGCCGCGATCCGCGCCGGACAGATCCTGCTCATCTGGGGCGGCGGCACGCTCCCGGAGTGGGCGACCCTCGTCAACATGGGCGTACCGCTGGGAACGCTGCTGTTCGTGCTCGGCGTGTGCCTGGCCGGAGCCGCCGCGCGGATCGAACGGTTCCGAATCTGGCTGCGTCACCGGCGCGCCCTGCGCGAACTGCGACCGCTGTGGTCCGTCCTCCACGACCTCTTCCCGGAGGATCGGCTGGTTCCGGCCCACGAGCAGTCGCGGCTCGACCGCTTCTCCCCGCGCCGGGTGCATCAGCAGTTCTGGCGGGCCGTGGTGGAGATCCGCGACGGTCTGGTTCAGCTCAGCCCTCATCTGTCCGACCTGGGCTACGATCCGGACATCTCGTTGCACCAGCAGTCCGGTCTGCTCCGCGAGGCCATCCGCCGCCAGCGGTCCGGCACGGCCCCGAGCACCCGCGACGCCGTGCTGGTCGCGGCTCCGAGCTCGACCGGCGCCTTCGACGTCGAAGCCGACGTGGAGCAACTCGTACTCCTCTCCCGCTCCCTCTCCTGA
- a CDS encoding bifunctional allantoicase/(S)-ureidoglycine aminohydrolase has product MNAPSYHAPRGGLPPQSTLLTDRAVVREAYTVIPRGVLRDIVTSNLPGWNHTRSWILARPVTGFATTFAQYVVEVSPGGGSTEPEPEPGVESVLFLLDGTLTVVLEGEPHVLTPGGYAYLPPDADWSVTNDSDGTASFQWVRKAYEPLRGHPVPSGFAVQEQDITPTPMPDTDGAWTTTRFVDPDDLSHDMHVNIVTFDPGAVIPFAETHVMEHGIYVLEGKAVYRLNDDWVEVEAGDFMWLRAFCPQACYAGGPGKFRYLLYKDVNRQIRLT; this is encoded by the coding sequence TTGAACGCACCGTCGTACCACGCCCCGCGAGGGGGCCTCCCGCCGCAGAGCACGCTGCTCACCGACCGGGCCGTGGTCAGGGAAGCCTACACCGTCATCCCCAGGGGCGTGCTGCGCGACATCGTCACCAGCAACCTGCCCGGCTGGAACCACACCCGGTCCTGGATCCTGGCCCGGCCCGTAACCGGGTTCGCCACCACGTTCGCACAGTACGTCGTCGAGGTCTCCCCCGGCGGTGGTAGCACCGAGCCGGAGCCGGAGCCGGGTGTCGAATCGGTGCTGTTCCTGCTCGACGGGACACTCACCGTCGTGCTCGAAGGCGAGCCCCACGTCCTCACCCCCGGCGGTTACGCCTACCTCCCGCCGGACGCGGACTGGTCGGTGACCAACGACTCGGACGGGACGGCCAGCTTCCAATGGGTCCGCAAGGCCTACGAACCACTGCGGGGACACCCGGTCCCCAGCGGGTTCGCCGTGCAGGAGCAGGACATCACCCCCACCCCGATGCCGGACACCGACGGCGCGTGGACGACCACCCGGTTCGTCGACCCCGACGACCTGTCCCACGACATGCACGTCAACATCGTCACGTTCGACCCCGGGGCCGTGATCCCCTTCGCCGAGACGCACGTGATGGAACACGGCATCTACGTGCTGGAGGGCAAGGCGGTCTACCGCCTCAACGACGACTGGGTCGAAGTCGAAGCCGGTGACTTCATGTGGCTGCGCGCGTTCTGCCCGCAGGCCTGCTACGCGGGCGGTCCCGGCAAGTTCCGCTACCTGCTCTACAAGGACGTCAACCGCCAGATCAGGCTCACCTGA
- a CDS encoding LacI family DNA-binding transcriptional regulator: MPGKRPTISDIARAAGVSIGAVSYALNNRPGVSDETRRRILDIAERLGWAPSSVARSLTGGQTNAIGLVVDRPARVLGIEPYFMQLISGIQEALSGGPTSLLLQVTDNTDAELATYRQWSAEQRVDGVLLVDLRIEDPRTELVHQLGLPAVVLGEPSETDNVPRVWTDDEVAIVEVVKYLAKLGHRRITRVAGPSEFLHTRTRSRAFSDAAERLGLEQAHIVTADYSDESGARMTRRALTSDEPPSALVFDNDVMAVAALGVTQELGLSVPEDVSLIAWDDSTLCELVRPALSAVRRPIAERGATAIRMLTDIIAGETPRDAKTSDPELIPRASTGRAPHH, encoded by the coding sequence ATGCCGGGCAAACGACCGACCATCTCCGACATCGCCAGAGCAGCCGGGGTGTCGATCGGCGCGGTCTCCTATGCGCTCAACAACCGCCCCGGCGTCTCGGACGAGACCCGGCGTCGCATCCTCGACATCGCCGAACGCCTGGGATGGGCTCCCAGCAGCGTCGCACGCTCGCTGACCGGCGGCCAGACCAACGCGATAGGTCTCGTGGTGGACCGCCCCGCGCGGGTCCTCGGCATCGAGCCCTACTTCATGCAGCTCATCTCCGGCATCCAGGAGGCCCTCTCCGGCGGCCCCACCTCACTGCTGCTGCAGGTCACCGACAACACCGACGCCGAGCTCGCCACCTACCGGCAGTGGTCGGCGGAACAGCGGGTCGACGGCGTGCTGCTGGTGGACCTGCGGATCGAGGACCCCCGGACGGAGCTGGTCCACCAACTCGGCCTCCCGGCCGTGGTGCTGGGCGAACCCTCCGAGACCGACAACGTCCCCCGCGTGTGGACCGACGACGAGGTGGCGATCGTCGAGGTGGTCAAGTACCTGGCCAAGCTCGGACACCGGCGCATCACCCGAGTCGCCGGGCCGAGCGAGTTCCTGCACACCAGGACGCGCTCCAGGGCGTTCTCCGACGCGGCCGAACGTCTCGGCCTGGAGCAGGCGCACATCGTCACGGCCGACTACTCCGACGAGAGCGGGGCACGGATGACACGTCGAGCGCTCACCAGCGACGAACCGCCCAGCGCGCTGGTGTTCGACAACGACGTGATGGCCGTGGCGGCTCTGGGGGTCACCCAGGAGCTCGGGCTGTCGGTCCCCGAGGACGTGTCCCTGATCGCCTGGGACGACTCCACGTTGTGCGAGCTGGTCCGGCCCGCGCTGTCCGCCGTTCGCCGTCCGATCGCCGAACGCGGCGCCACCGCCATCCGGATGTTGACGGACATCATCGCGGGCGAAACGCCCCGCGACGCCAAGACTTCGGATCCCGAGCTGATCCCCCGGGCGAGCACCGGCCGGGCACCACACCACTGA
- a CDS encoding ImmA/IrrE family metallo-endopeptidase: MLSSEKSRARRARRARERRLRRSLRTTLRVAGVDHPMDMLEVCHRLSRNRSRPIYPTEYPLAASGPFGLWLPGRKAEWILFQPRTTALHQQHIIAHELGHILCGHRPDPILPSDGVDSDSFDWGALRRTAYDSEQEQDAETVATLLLESAAASDGVVSPGSSGRAQRAQHALGDLEGWL; the protein is encoded by the coding sequence GTGCTGAGTAGCGAGAAGTCGCGTGCGCGCCGCGCGCGGCGCGCACGCGAGAGGCGGTTGCGACGCAGCCTGCGGACGACACTGCGCGTGGCCGGAGTCGACCATCCGATGGACATGCTGGAGGTCTGCCACCGCCTCTCACGGAACCGGAGCCGTCCGATCTACCCCACGGAGTACCCGCTCGCGGCCAGCGGCCCCTTCGGGCTGTGGCTGCCCGGGCGCAAGGCCGAGTGGATCCTGTTCCAACCACGGACCACCGCCCTGCACCAGCAGCACATCATCGCCCACGAGCTGGGGCACATCCTCTGCGGTCACCGGCCGGACCCGATCCTGCCCAGCGACGGCGTGGATTCCGACTCCTTCGACTGGGGAGCTCTCCGCCGCACCGCCTACGACTCCGAACAGGAGCAGGACGCCGAGACCGTTGCCACGCTGCTGCTGGAGTCGGCGGCGGCCAGCGACGGCGTAGTCTCCCCCGGCTCCTCCGGAAGGGCCCAGCGGGCCCAGCACGCACTCGGCGACCTGGAGGGATGGCTGTGA
- a CDS encoding zinc-dependent alcohol dehydrogenase family protein, which translates to MRAVVFDGFGSTPEVRTVADPAVSPDGVVVAVEATGLCRSDWHAWQGHEPDVTPPHVAGHELAGRLVEVGSSVRGWHPGDRVTVPFVCACGTCHQCATGNQQVCEHQFQPGATHWGSFAERVAVPRAETNLVALPDELPTTSAATLGCRFATSFRAVLRQGAVRAGQWVAVHGCGGAGISTVVIAAAAGARVVAVDLSDEALRLAAELGAEHTVNGNRHPDTAEAVRELTGGGAHVSLDCVGHPASCAASISSLRTRGTHVQLGLMPPQRGLPPVPMHEVIARELRVLGTHGLQAHEYPEMLRLVTGSRIDLDRLIGRRIGLDDIPAALTAMNEATPPSSGITVAEIG; encoded by the coding sequence ATGCGCGCCGTTGTGTTCGACGGGTTCGGCTCCACCCCCGAGGTGCGCACCGTCGCCGATCCAGCCGTCTCCCCGGACGGAGTGGTGGTGGCGGTCGAGGCCACCGGGCTGTGCCGTAGCGACTGGCACGCCTGGCAGGGGCACGAGCCCGACGTCACCCCGCCGCACGTGGCCGGTCACGAGCTGGCCGGACGCCTCGTCGAGGTCGGCTCCTCGGTGCGCGGCTGGCACCCCGGGGACCGCGTCACCGTGCCGTTCGTCTGCGCCTGCGGCACCTGCCACCAGTGCGCCACGGGAAACCAGCAGGTCTGCGAACACCAGTTCCAACCGGGTGCCACCCACTGGGGCTCGTTCGCCGAACGGGTCGCCGTACCCCGCGCCGAGACGAACCTCGTGGCGCTGCCGGACGAGCTGCCCACCACTTCGGCCGCCACGCTCGGCTGCCGGTTCGCCACCTCCTTCCGGGCGGTGCTGCGGCAGGGGGCGGTGCGCGCCGGCCAGTGGGTCGCGGTGCACGGCTGCGGGGGTGCGGGCATCTCGACGGTGGTGATCGCCGCGGCCGCCGGTGCCCGCGTGGTGGCCGTCGACCTCTCCGATGAGGCACTGCGGCTCGCCGCCGAACTGGGCGCGGAACACACCGTGAACGGAAACCGGCACCCCGACACGGCCGAGGCGGTCCGGGAGCTCACCGGCGGCGGCGCCCACGTGTCGCTGGACTGCGTGGGGCACCCGGCCAGCTGCGCGGCTTCGATCTCCTCGCTGCGCACACGCGGCACTCACGTGCAGCTCGGGCTGATGCCGCCCCAACGGGGTCTGCCACCGGTGCCGATGCACGAGGTGATCGCCCGGGAACTGCGCGTCCTCGGCACCCACGGTCTGCAGGCCCACGAGTACCCGGAGATGCTGCGGCTGGTCACCGGTTCCCGGATCGACCTCGACCGGTTGATCGGCCGCAGGATCGGGCTGGACGACATCCCGGCCGCGCTGACAGCGATGAACGAGGCGACCCCGCCGAGCAGCGGGATCACCGTAGCCGAGATCGGCTGA
- a CDS encoding helix-turn-helix domain-containing protein, with the protein MSNEGLGSRSFGERLRWLMETYPQSNGRPWTAGAVAKALTASGHPVSRQHVWKLLRDGAQPSFALVDALAHVFNVGVETFSERSTEPELPAALYRAGELPPEQLTHLAQYIRFLESQVDSTREDPNE; encoded by the coding sequence ATGAGCAACGAAGGCCTCGGCAGCCGGTCGTTCGGTGAACGACTACGGTGGCTCATGGAGACCTATCCGCAGTCCAACGGGCGACCGTGGACAGCGGGAGCGGTGGCGAAGGCACTCACGGCCTCGGGCCACCCCGTGTCGCGTCAGCACGTGTGGAAGCTGCTGCGGGACGGAGCGCAGCCGAGTTTCGCACTCGTCGACGCGCTGGCACACGTCTTCAACGTGGGGGTGGAGACCTTCAGCGAACGTTCCACCGAACCCGAGCTCCCCGCCGCGCTGTACCGCGCGGGCGAGCTCCCCCCGGAACAACTCACCCATCTCGCACAGTACATCCGGTTCCTCGAGTCACAAGTGGACAGCACCCGGGAGGATCCGAACGAGTGA
- a CDS encoding RrF2 family transcriptional regulator, protein MRMGQAVEWTLHSCLNLAWVGEPVSAARLAGIYELPAPYLNKQLQALVKAGVLESIPGPRGGFHLARPAAEITLLDVVVAVEGREEAFRCSQILRKGPGGDPDLDYSSACAVSRSMRQAELAWRRELASRTVADVIADVVRYNPEAPERVREALKR, encoded by the coding sequence ATGCGGATGGGACAAGCCGTCGAATGGACCTTGCACTCCTGCCTGAACCTCGCCTGGGTGGGCGAGCCGGTGTCCGCCGCGCGGTTGGCCGGGATCTACGAGTTACCCGCGCCCTACCTGAACAAGCAACTGCAGGCCCTGGTGAAAGCCGGGGTCCTCGAATCCATTCCCGGGCCGCGCGGGGGATTCCACCTGGCCCGCCCCGCCGCGGAGATCACGCTGCTCGACGTCGTGGTCGCCGTGGAAGGTCGTGAGGAGGCCTTTCGCTGCAGCCAGATCCTCAGGAAGGGGCCCGGCGGGGATCCGGACCTGGACTACAGCTCCGCCTGCGCGGTCTCGCGGAGCATGCGGCAGGCGGAGCTGGCCTGGCGGCGCGAGCTGGCCAGCCGAACCGTCGCGGACGTCATCGCTGACGTCGTCCGGTACAACCCCGAAGCCCCGGAGCGCGTCCGCGAAGCTCTGAAACGCTGA
- a CDS encoding amidohydrolase family protein translates to MQLITAATVLPGPAGESVPDGAVLVDGGTIRAVGPRSEVAPLAEDAEHVDFPGHTVLPGLINAHVHLAFDTTAEWYTHLNDSDDPDLLLGMAGRAQQALASGVTTLRDLGDRGGLAMRLRDAVGNGELAGPRILSAGSPITVPGGHCWFLGGEVSSESEIRARVEEHAAAGGDLVKVMASGGSVTPNSPPMWQSQFGVTELRVVVEAARSAGLPVAAHAHGTQSIVDAVEAGVDTIEHATWIADGGSGSDLREDTARVMAERGIAVCPGWPADWRHFAERIGPERSRAAIERLRWMAERGVTLILGTDAGLRGSAFRNFPNALGLYREIGYSNAEVVELATTTTAGALGHGKETGRIAPGYAADLLVVEGDPLADLANLNRQARVLRGGERATHPA, encoded by the coding sequence GTGCAGTTGATCACCGCCGCAACCGTGCTGCCCGGTCCGGCCGGCGAGAGCGTGCCCGACGGCGCGGTGCTCGTCGACGGCGGGACCATCCGGGCCGTCGGTCCTCGCAGCGAGGTGGCACCGCTCGCCGAGGACGCCGAGCACGTGGACTTCCCGGGGCACACGGTGCTTCCCGGGCTGATCAACGCCCACGTGCACCTCGCGTTCGACACCACGGCCGAGTGGTACACCCACCTCAACGACAGCGACGACCCCGACCTCCTGCTCGGCATGGCCGGACGAGCTCAGCAAGCGCTCGCCTCCGGCGTCACCACGCTCCGCGACCTGGGGGACCGCGGTGGTCTCGCGATGCGCCTGCGCGACGCCGTCGGCAACGGCGAGCTCGCCGGTCCCCGCATCCTCAGCGCCGGATCGCCGATCACCGTTCCGGGCGGGCACTGCTGGTTCCTCGGTGGCGAGGTGTCGAGCGAGAGCGAGATCCGTGCACGGGTGGAGGAACACGCCGCCGCGGGCGGGGACCTCGTCAAGGTGATGGCCTCCGGTGGATCGGTCACACCGAACTCGCCACCCATGTGGCAGTCGCAGTTCGGGGTGACCGAGCTGCGCGTCGTGGTCGAAGCGGCACGGTCGGCGGGGCTGCCCGTGGCCGCTCACGCGCACGGGACGCAGTCGATCGTGGACGCCGTCGAAGCGGGCGTTGACACGATCGAGCACGCGACCTGGATCGCCGACGGCGGCTCCGGCAGCGACCTCCGCGAGGACACCGCGCGAGTCATGGCCGAACGGGGCATCGCCGTCTGTCCCGGCTGGCCCGCCGACTGGCGGCACTTCGCGGAACGGATCGGCCCCGAGCGGAGCAGGGCGGCCATCGAGCGGTTGCGGTGGATGGCCGAACGCGGTGTGACCCTCATCCTGGGCACCGACGCCGGCCTGCGCGGTTCCGCTTTCCGGAACTTCCCGAACGCCCTCGGGCTCTACCGGGAGATCGGTTACAGCAACGCCGAGGTCGTCGAACTCGCCACCACCACGACGGCAGGCGCTCTCGGCCACGGCAAGGAAACCGGCCGCATCGCTCCCGGTTACGCCGCCGACCTCCTCGTCGTCGAGGGCGATCCTCTCGCCGACCTGGCGAACCTCAACCGCCAGGCACGCGTACTCCGCGGCGGAGAACGCGCTACCCACCCGGCGTGA
- a CDS encoding TetR/AcrR family transcriptional regulator, which produces MPAPLTEERDRLDRAALLDAAERLFYERGIQAVGMDEVRAASTLSLKRIYRFFPGKEDLVVAMLRRRDQRWRDSLATFVERVSDPRERVLAVFDWLAEWFAEPGFRGCAWINAHGELGSSSAAVLAEVRAHKQAFHDQLAEWVRATGVAVVEPVFLLVEGAVVTAGINGDPSPAHHARTAAAALLGKP; this is translated from the coding sequence ATGCCCGCCCCGCTCACCGAGGAACGCGATCGTCTGGACCGTGCCGCGCTGCTCGACGCGGCGGAGCGGCTGTTCTACGAGCGAGGTATCCAGGCGGTCGGGATGGATGAGGTGCGTGCGGCCTCGACGCTGTCGTTGAAGCGGATCTACCGGTTCTTCCCCGGTAAGGAGGATCTGGTGGTGGCGATGCTCCGGCGTCGCGACCAGCGGTGGCGGGACAGCCTGGCCACGTTCGTGGAGCGGGTCTCCGATCCGCGCGAGCGCGTGCTCGCGGTTTTCGACTGGCTCGCCGAGTGGTTCGCCGAGCCCGGCTTCCGAGGGTGTGCCTGGATCAATGCCCACGGTGAGCTCGGCTCCTCGTCGGCGGCGGTGCTGGCCGAGGTCCGGGCGCACAAGCAGGCGTTCCACGACCAGCTCGCCGAGTGGGTCCGTGCCACCGGCGTGGCGGTGGTCGAACCGGTGTTCCTGCTGGTCGAGGGAGCCGTCGTCACGGCGGGCATCAATGGTGACCCGAGCCCGGCCCACCACGCCCGCACAGCCGCGGCGGCACTGCTCGGCAAGCCGTGA